A single genomic interval of Oryzomonas sagensis harbors:
- the ilvB gene encoding biosynthetic-type acetolactate synthase large subunit, with protein sequence MKMNGARILLECLKKEGVDTVFGYPGGTVINIYNELFGFKDIHHILPRHEQAGTHAADGYARATGKVGVAIATSGPGATNTVTGIATAYMDSIPMVIITGQVSTALIGNDAFQEVDIIGITRSCTKHNFLVRDVKDLALIMKKAFYIASTGRPGPVLVDLPKDVQIAETEFVYPDAVEMRSYKPTVAGHPRQVEKAVDMVLESRRPVIYVGGGVILANASDELTGLSRKLSVPVTTTLMGLGSFPGSDPLSLGMLGMHGSYCANMAMTNSDLIIAVGARFDDRVTGKIATFAPGAKIIHIDVDPTSIKKNVRVDLPIVGDVKDVLAKMIKLADKHKDKADGFKAALAPWHEDIAGWKDKHPLGYKQSSTVIKPQFVIQKLRELSDDDVIVATDVGQHQMWTAQFFQFNRPRTLLSSGGLGTMGYGLPAAMGAQAAFPERQVISICGDGGVQMNIQEIATLVQNRLPVKIVILNNNFLGMVRQWQELFFDKRYSQTCMELPIDFVKLAEAYGAKGFSTSKPGEVEAVIKQAFKEKGPVIMEFKIAREEKVLPMVPAGASLNEMVLNA encoded by the coding sequence ATGAAAATGAACGGTGCACGCATATTGCTGGAATGTCTGAAAAAGGAAGGTGTGGACACGGTCTTCGGCTATCCCGGAGGCACGGTGATCAACATCTACAACGAACTCTTCGGTTTCAAGGATATCCACCATATCCTGCCGCGCCATGAACAGGCCGGCACCCATGCGGCCGACGGCTATGCCCGCGCCACCGGCAAGGTCGGCGTCGCCATCGCCACCTCCGGGCCGGGCGCCACCAACACGGTGACCGGTATCGCCACGGCCTACATGGACTCGATCCCCATGGTGATCATCACCGGCCAGGTGTCCACGGCGCTGATCGGCAATGACGCCTTCCAGGAGGTGGATATCATCGGCATCACCCGCTCCTGCACCAAGCACAATTTCCTTGTGCGGGATGTGAAGGACCTGGCCCTGATCATGAAAAAGGCCTTCTACATCGCCAGCACCGGCCGGCCCGGCCCGGTTCTGGTGGACCTCCCCAAGGATGTGCAGATCGCCGAGACTGAATTCGTCTACCCGGATGCGGTAGAGATGCGCAGCTACAAGCCGACCGTGGCGGGGCATCCCCGACAAGTGGAAAAGGCGGTGGACATGGTGCTGGAATCCCGCCGTCCGGTGATCTACGTCGGGGGCGGGGTTATCCTGGCCAATGCCTCGGACGAACTGACCGGCCTGTCCCGCAAATTGTCGGTGCCGGTGACCACCACCCTGATGGGGCTCGGTTCCTTCCCGGGGAGCGACCCGCTGTCACTGGGCATGCTGGGCATGCACGGCTCCTACTGCGCCAACATGGCCATGACCAACAGCGACCTGATCATTGCCGTGGGGGCGCGCTTCGATGACCGGGTGACCGGCAAGATCGCCACGTTTGCACCCGGCGCCAAGATCATCCACATCGATGTGGACCCGACCTCCATCAAGAAAAACGTGCGGGTCGATCTGCCGATCGTGGGCGACGTGAAGGACGTTCTGGCCAAGATGATCAAGCTGGCCGACAAGCATAAGGACAAGGCGGATGGGTTCAAGGCGGCGCTGGCCCCCTGGCACGAAGATATTGCCGGCTGGAAGGACAAACACCCCCTTGGGTACAAGCAGAGTTCAACCGTCATCAAGCCCCAGTTCGTCATTCAAAAATTACGGGAGCTGTCGGACGACGACGTCATCGTCGCCACCGACGTGGGGCAGCACCAGATGTGGACCGCCCAGTTCTTCCAGTTCAACAGGCCGCGCACGCTCCTCTCCTCGGGCGGGCTCGGCACCATGGGGTACGGCCTGCCGGCCGCCATGGGGGCGCAAGCGGCTTTCCCCGAGCGTCAGGTCATCTCCATCTGCGGCGACGGCGGCGTGCAGATGAACATCCAGGAGATCGCCACCCTGGTGCAGAACCGCCTGCCGGTCAAGATCGTGATCCTGAACAACAATTTCCTCGGCATGGTGCGCCAGTGGCAGGAGTTGTTCTTCGACAAGCGCTATTCCCAGACCTGCATGGAGTTGCCCATCGATTTCGTCAAGCTGGCCGAGGCCTACGGGGCCAAGGGGTTCAGCACCTCCAAGCCGGGCGAGGTGGAAGCGGTCATCAAGCAGGCCTTCAAGGAAAAGGGGCCGGTGATCATGGAGTTCAAGATCGCCCGCGAGGAAAAGGTGCTGCCCATGGTTCCTGCCGGGGCGTCGCTGAACGAGATGGTCTTGAATGCGTAA
- the ilvN gene encoding acetolactate synthase small subunit codes for MLHTVSVLVENEFGVLSRVASLFSGRGFNIDSLTVAPTNEEGLSRMTIVTRGDEQILEQITKQLNKLIDVLKVIDFSDGSAIEREMILVKVAAEDENRAEVLRIVDIFRAKIIDVTAKSYTIEATGSPAKIDAILELLRPLGLKELVRTGAVAIGRGAKGWKG; via the coding sequence ATGCTGCATACCGTATCAGTACTGGTTGAAAACGAATTTGGCGTACTTTCCCGCGTGGCGAGTCTTTTCTCGGGACGCGGCTTCAACATCGATTCCCTGACCGTCGCCCCGACCAACGAGGAAGGGCTCTCGCGCATGACCATCGTCACCCGTGGCGATGAGCAGATTCTGGAACAGATCACCAAACAGCTCAACAAGCTGATCGATGTGCTCAAGGTGATCGATTTCAGCGACGGTAGTGCGATCGAGCGCGAGATGATTCTGGTCAAGGTTGCGGCCGAGGACGAAAATCGCGCCGAGGTGCTGCGGATTGTCGATATCTTCCGCGCCAAGATCATCGACGTCACCGCCAAATCCTACACCATCGAGGCTACCGGAAGTCCGGCCAAGATCGACGCCATCCTGGAACTGCTCCGGCCGCTGGGGTTGAAGGAGTTGGTCCGCACCGGCGCTGTGGCCATCGGGCGCGGCGCCAAGGGGTGGAAGGGGTAG
- a CDS encoding DUF748 domain-containing protein: MSRQRKIAIIIAAAFVALILFCSAILPLIVRSQAVTALEDATGRKVRIEKVGINPFTLTVTVTGFAIEEKGGGPFVSIRQLRASLGLASIYKRALIISQVAIEAPSLSFARLAANRYSFNDIIERQKAKPKKESKGEFRFSINNITLANGSVDFDDRAVGGGRKHTVRDLKVAVPFISNIPYLVEKYTDPHISALVNGAPFSFSGKVKPLSKSLETSVHIDLRQLDLPGYVAYVPVKPPADLASGKLTVNTDVSYRVSADKKPELAIKGLVQLDGVTVNLKEGQPLLRLPSFQVRASSLEVFARRFLVDSITVEGLELFAGRSAAGEWMYQRLLPTSAGAGRKPAAKVATDTKKSPATLVRIASFDFKNGVLHVNDALPKGGFKGNITGINAAVKGFTNEPGKSADYEVALSLDNEADFSAEGAFSLTPLKATVSAELNDLQLQRGWPYLARFLTAPLKGALDLSVEAAYSPENGVNVERADLALSGLSARYGNKEGLDLRRLEVNGAAYRQRENRLDLDDVMLAQGNVSLSREAQGAISILSLLKKPQGATAQKPKPSAGKSAATSGQATAKPFSFRIKKVRVDKLAGSFTDKTLPEKPRFTLRNTSLTLANLNGPKFTPAQLRFSSIFNKATPLKASGTITPNPFRYRGSVSAGRLPLRDFEAYFPSNINVFILGGSADASMNVDIALKDGKPTGTFMGSAGIRGFHAIDTVAEEDLLKWESLQLDDIKGNLAPFSLALRQIALNGVYSRIIVRKDGTLNLQNLVEKPKQAPPPAASASAAPVPAAAETAAPPTAGAQQQAAAKKQIQIGAVTIQDGTLSFSDDHLPQHFATTFYNLGGRVSGLSSEESKFADVDLRGNLENHSPLQITGRINPLRDDLFVDLKVSFRDIELSPVTPYSGTYLGYTVEKGKLYLDLTYHIEKKLLNASNTIFIDQFTFGEKVESGKATKLPVKLGLALLKDRKGEIHLDVPVTGRTDDPKFSVWKLVFQVIRNLMVKAVTSPLSLLSSMFGNGQDFSAIQFSHGASAIPPQEEQKLNALAKALLDRPALKVELKGYVDREKDTEGYRRELLERKVRGEKFLALGRQGALKEGEKADSITVGSDEYPTYLTAVYKKEKFPKPRNMLGLVKTLPPEEMKKLIIANTVIGEPELKILARERVVAVMNYLVAKGHVPAERVFQKNDDLFKAPEKETTSRSRVELNAIAQ; encoded by the coding sequence ATGTCGAGACAACGCAAGATAGCCATCATCATCGCCGCCGCTTTCGTGGCGCTCATCCTTTTTTGCAGCGCCATTCTGCCGCTCATCGTCCGGAGCCAGGCCGTCACGGCCCTGGAGGATGCCACCGGCAGGAAGGTCCGCATCGAGAAGGTCGGCATCAATCCCTTTACCCTCACGGTCACGGTCACGGGCTTTGCCATCGAGGAGAAGGGGGGCGGCCCCTTTGTCTCCATCAGGCAGCTCCGCGCCTCCCTCGGGCTGGCCTCGATCTACAAACGCGCCCTGATCATCTCCCAGGTCGCCATTGAGGCGCCTTCGCTCTCCTTTGCCCGTCTGGCCGCCAACAGGTACAGCTTCAACGACATCATCGAGCGCCAGAAGGCGAAGCCCAAAAAGGAATCCAAAGGGGAATTCCGCTTCTCCATCAACAATATCACCCTTGCCAACGGCTCCGTGGATTTTGACGACCGGGCCGTGGGAGGGGGGAGGAAACACACCGTTCGCGACCTCAAGGTTGCGGTTCCCTTTATCAGCAACATCCCCTATCTGGTGGAGAAATACACCGATCCCCACATCTCGGCCCTGGTGAACGGCGCACCTTTCAGTTTTTCCGGCAAGGTAAAACCGCTCAGCAAATCCTTGGAAACCTCCGTGCACATCGACCTGCGGCAGCTCGACCTGCCCGGTTATGTGGCCTATGTGCCGGTCAAGCCGCCGGCTGACCTGGCGTCCGGCAAACTGACCGTCAATACGGATGTCAGTTATCGCGTATCTGCGGACAAAAAACCGGAATTGGCCATCAAGGGGCTGGTGCAGCTGGATGGCGTTACCGTCAACCTCAAGGAGGGGCAGCCGCTGCTCCGGCTCCCGTCGTTCCAGGTGCGGGCATCGAGCCTGGAGGTCTTTGCCCGGCGTTTTCTGGTGGACAGCATCACGGTGGAGGGGCTTGAACTGTTTGCCGGCCGCAGTGCCGCAGGGGAGTGGATGTACCAGCGCCTGCTGCCCACGTCTGCCGGGGCAGGGCGGAAACCGGCCGCCAAGGTCGCTACGGATACGAAAAAGAGCCCTGCAACCTTGGTCCGCATCGCTTCATTCGATTTCAAAAACGGCGTGCTCCACGTGAACGACGCCCTGCCCAAGGGGGGATTCAAGGGAAATATCACCGGGATCAATGCCGCGGTGAAAGGCTTCACCAACGAACCGGGGAAATCGGCCGATTACGAGGTGGCGCTGTCCCTGGACAACGAGGCCGACTTCAGCGCCGAGGGCGCTTTCAGCCTGACTCCGCTCAAGGCCACGGTTTCGGCCGAGCTGAACGACCTGCAGCTCCAGAGGGGGTGGCCCTATCTGGCCCGTTTCCTGACTGCGCCGCTCAAGGGGGCTCTGGACCTGTCCGTTGAGGCTGCCTATTCCCCGGAGAACGGGGTGAACGTGGAACGGGCGGATCTTGCCCTCAGCGGGCTCTCGGCACGCTACGGCAACAAAGAGGGGCTCGACCTGCGGCGCCTGGAGGTGAACGGTGCGGCCTACCGTCAACGGGAAAACCGCCTTGACCTGGACGACGTCATGCTGGCCCAGGGGAACGTCTCCCTCTCCCGTGAGGCACAGGGCGCCATCTCGATCCTGTCGCTGTTGAAAAAACCACAGGGGGCCACCGCACAAAAGCCCAAGCCATCGGCCGGGAAGAGCGCCGCAACATCGGGGCAAGCGACTGCCAAGCCGTTCTCCTTCCGCATCAAGAAGGTGCGTGTCGACAAGCTCGCCGGTTCTTTTACCGACAAGACGCTGCCGGAAAAGCCGCGCTTCACGCTGCGCAACACCAGTCTCACCCTGGCCAACCTGAACGGCCCGAAATTCACCCCGGCACAGTTGCGTTTCTCCTCGATCTTCAACAAGGCCACCCCGCTCAAGGCCAGCGGCACGATCACGCCCAATCCCTTCCGCTACCGCGGGAGCGTCAGCGCGGGCCGGTTGCCGCTCCGCGATTTCGAGGCATACTTCCCCTCCAACATCAACGTCTTCATCCTGGGGGGCTCCGCCGATGCCAGCATGAACGTGGATATCGCCCTCAAGGACGGCAAGCCGACCGGTACGTTCATGGGGAGCGCCGGTATCCGCGGCTTCCACGCCATCGATACCGTGGCCGAGGAAGACCTGCTCAAATGGGAAAGCCTGCAACTGGACGACATCAAGGGCAATCTGGCGCCCTTCAGCCTGGCCCTGCGCCAGATCGCCCTCAACGGAGTCTACTCCCGCATCATCGTACGCAAGGACGGCACGCTGAACCTGCAGAATCTGGTGGAAAAACCCAAACAGGCGCCGCCCCCTGCGGCCTCGGCATCCGCCGCGCCGGTGCCCGCTGCCGCTGAAACGGCCGCGCCTCCGACCGCCGGCGCCCAACAGCAGGCGGCCGCTAAAAAGCAGATCCAGATCGGTGCCGTGACGATTCAGGACGGTACCCTGTCCTTTAGCGACGACCACCTGCCGCAGCACTTCGCCACCACCTTCTACAACCTGGGCGGCCGGGTCAGCGGCCTCAGCTCCGAGGAGTCGAAATTTGCCGACGTGGACCTGCGCGGCAATCTGGAAAACCATTCGCCGCTCCAGATCACCGGCCGGATCAACCCGCTGCGCGACGACCTGTTCGTGGACCTGAAGGTCTCCTTCCGCGACATCGAGCTCTCGCCCGTTACCCCCTATTCCGGCACTTACCTGGGCTACACGGTGGAGAAGGGCAAGCTGTACCTGGACCTCACCTACCACATCGAAAAGAAATTGCTCAATGCCTCGAACACCATCTTCATCGACCAGTTCACGTTCGGCGAAAAGGTGGAGAGCGGCAAGGCCACCAAGCTGCCGGTCAAGCTGGGGCTGGCCCTGCTCAAGGACCGCAAGGGAGAGATTCACCTGGACGTGCCGGTCACCGGCCGCACCGACGATCCTAAATTCAGCGTCTGGAAGCTGGTCTTTCAGGTTATCAGGAACCTGATGGTCAAGGCGGTCACCTCGCCCCTGTCCCTGCTCTCGTCCATGTTCGGCAACGGCCAGGATTTCAGCGCCATCCAGTTCAGCCACGGCGCCAGCGCAATCCCCCCCCAGGAGGAACAGAAGCTGAACGCGCTGGCCAAGGCGCTCCTGGACCGGCCGGCCCTCAAGGTTGAGCTGAAAGGGTATGTGGACCGGGAAAAGGACACGGAGGGGTACCGCCGCGAACTGCTGGAGCGGAAGGTGAGGGGGGAAAAGTTCCTGGCCCTGGGCAGGCAGGGGGCGCTGAAGGAAGGTGAAAAGGCCGACAGCATCACGGTGGGTTCGGATGAGTATCCGACCTATCTGACCGCGGTCTACAAAAAGGAAAAATTCCCCAAACCGCGCAATATGCTCGGTCTGGTCAAGACCCTTCCGCCCGAGGAAATGAAGAAACTGATCATCGCCAACACGGTGATCGGAGAACCGGAGTTGAAAATACTGGCTCGCGAGCGGGTCGTGGCGGTCATGAATTACCTGGTGGCAAAGGGGCATGTCCCGGCCGAACGGGTCTTCCAGAAGAACGACGACCTGTTCAAGGCGCCGGAAAAGGAAACGACGTCACGCAGCCGGGTGGAGTTGAATGCCATTGCCCAGTAA
- a CDS encoding MATE family efflux transporter has protein sequence MTTDLTTAPIPALIRRLAIPSGIGFFFNTMFNVVDTWYAGRLSTTALAAMSLCFPVFFIILAVGAGISTGATTLIGNALGRGRRDEAQRFVLQALSFALVHAIALTALGLAFAPRIFVFMGAQGEYLSLALGYMNVTLCGATFSMLNFVMSAILNSHGNTATYRNFLVTAFFLNLVLDPWFMYGGLGVPTMGLPGIALATISTQCLGNFYLFSRLSRLGFLPAFTLRELCPRRQYYGELMKQGFPSALNMMTVTVGIFIITWFAGRFGKEVVAAYGIGTRVEQLALLPIMGLNVSTLALTAQNFGAGNLQRIRHVLALSLRYGFILAAIGTVLVLAFSAELMSVFSRDGAVIKAGVRYLGIEAFVFPAYVLLYVCVSAMQGVKRPGFALLIGLYRQIAVPFLVFPLLALMLGWGVMGIWWGIFITTWSAAVIVVIYVSWIVKKLEKDTLPP, from the coding sequence ATGACCACCGACCTGACCACCGCCCCCATACCGGCACTGATCCGGCGCCTGGCCATACCATCCGGGATCGGTTTCTTTTTCAACACCATGTTCAACGTGGTGGATACCTGGTATGCCGGCCGGCTTTCCACCACGGCGCTGGCGGCCATGTCGCTCTGCTTCCCGGTGTTCTTCATCATCCTGGCGGTGGGCGCGGGCATTTCGACCGGGGCAACGACCCTGATCGGCAATGCGTTGGGACGGGGGCGGCGCGACGAGGCCCAGCGCTTCGTGCTGCAGGCCCTTTCCTTCGCGCTGGTGCATGCCATTGCCCTGACCGCCCTGGGATTGGCCTTCGCGCCCCGCATTTTCGTCTTCATGGGCGCCCAGGGGGAGTACCTCTCCCTGGCGCTCGGCTACATGAACGTAACCCTGTGCGGCGCAACCTTCTCCATGCTTAATTTCGTGATGAGCGCCATCCTCAACTCCCACGGCAATACGGCCACCTATCGCAATTTTCTGGTCACGGCCTTTTTCCTCAACCTGGTTCTTGACCCCTGGTTCATGTACGGCGGTCTGGGGGTTCCCACCATGGGGCTGCCCGGCATCGCCTTGGCCACGATCTCGACCCAGTGTCTGGGCAATTTTTATCTATTCAGCCGCCTCTCGCGTTTGGGGTTCCTTCCTGCCTTTACCCTGCGGGAGTTGTGCCCCCGCAGGCAGTATTACGGCGAGTTGATGAAGCAGGGGTTTCCCTCGGCTTTGAACATGATGACCGTGACCGTGGGGATCTTCATCATCACCTGGTTTGCCGGAAGGTTCGGCAAGGAGGTGGTGGCGGCCTACGGCATCGGCACCCGCGTCGAACAGCTCGCCCTGTTGCCGATCATGGGGCTGAACGTTTCCACCCTGGCTCTGACCGCCCAGAACTTTGGCGCGGGGAACTTACAGCGTATCCGCCACGTATTGGCCCTGTCGCTCCGGTACGGTTTTATCCTGGCTGCCATCGGCACCGTCCTGGTACTGGCCTTCAGTGCCGAGTTGATGTCGGTCTTCAGCCGCGATGGGGCGGTCATCAAGGCCGGGGTCCGTTACCTGGGGATAGAGGCGTTCGTGTTCCCGGCCTATGTGCTCCTCTACGTGTGCGTTTCGGCCATGCAGGGGGTCAAGCGCCCCGGCTTCGCGCTATTGATCGGCCTCTACCGGCAGATTGCGGTGCCCTTTCTGGTCTTCCCCCTGCTGGCCCTTATGCTGGGGTGGGGCGTGATGGGCATTTGGTGGGGCATCTTCATCACTACCTGGTCGGCCGCCGTCATTGTGGTCATCTATGTCTCCTGGATCGTAAAAAAGTTGGAAAAGGATACTCTACCCCCATGA
- the mtaB gene encoding tRNA (N(6)-L-threonylcarbamoyladenosine(37)-C(2))-methylthiotransferase MtaB, protein MKRVAIATLGCKTNQFESAAMSEQFQKAGYRMVPFTEPADIYVVNSCTVTARTDAETRRLIRRARRLNPQARIVATGCYAQVAPGELERMPEVDSVLGNREKQDIAGLVEAGESRISDISAEQTAEPLPLSSFAEHTRAFLQAQNGCNSFCAYCIVPFARGRSRSVPLDDVLQGVRELAANGYREVVLTGIHLGAYGLDLSPRHSLAGLVRRIADEGAVPRLRIGSVEPNELSDELIGLMAASEVICPHVHLPLQSGSDTVLHRMGRRYTARFFSDLVARVTAALPDAFIGADVIAGFPGETDEEFLETLHLVEELPFSDLHVFPFSRRAGTKAAGMPAQVPADVVRGRGERLRNAAVMKKGAFLQRFIGRTLPVLGQTGQPETGRIRGLSRNYLQVDYAASEELVNREAAVVIERIRDGVLLGRLAGLWGEQHS, encoded by the coding sequence ATGAAACGTGTTGCCATAGCTACCCTGGGCTGCAAGACCAACCAGTTCGAATCCGCCGCCATGAGCGAGCAGTTCCAAAAGGCCGGTTATCGGATGGTCCCCTTCACCGAGCCGGCCGACATTTACGTGGTCAATTCCTGTACGGTCACGGCCCGTACCGACGCCGAGACCCGCCGCCTGATCCGGCGCGCCCGACGCCTGAACCCCCAGGCCCGCATTGTCGCCACCGGTTGTTACGCCCAGGTGGCGCCGGGGGAACTGGAGCGCATGCCCGAGGTGGACAGCGTGCTGGGCAATCGGGAAAAACAGGACATCGCCGGCCTGGTGGAAGCGGGCGAGAGCCGCATCTCGGACATCAGCGCCGAACAGACGGCCGAACCGCTGCCGCTTTCGAGCTTTGCCGAGCATACCCGGGCCTTTCTCCAGGCCCAGAACGGCTGCAATTCCTTCTGCGCCTACTGTATCGTGCCCTTTGCCCGCGGCAGAAGCCGCAGCGTGCCCCTGGACGATGTCTTGCAGGGGGTGCGGGAACTGGCCGCCAACGGTTACCGGGAAGTGGTGCTGACCGGCATTCACCTGGGGGCCTACGGGCTCGACCTCTCCCCGCGCCACTCCCTGGCCGGCCTGGTGCGGCGCATTGCGGACGAAGGGGCTGTCCCGCGCCTGCGGATCGGTTCGGTGGAACCCAACGAACTGAGCGACGAATTGATCGGACTCATGGCCGCCTCGGAGGTCATCTGCCCCCATGTTCATCTCCCCCTGCAGAGCGGCAGCGACACCGTGCTGCATCGTATGGGACGACGCTACACAGCCCGTTTCTTCAGTGATTTGGTGGCACGGGTCACGGCCGCACTGCCGGACGCTTTTATCGGGGCCGATGTGATTGCCGGGTTTCCCGGTGAAACGGACGAGGAGTTTTTGGAGACCCTGCACTTGGTGGAGGAACTGCCGTTCTCCGACCTGCATGTGTTTCCCTTTTCCCGGCGGGCCGGTACCAAAGCGGCCGGGATGCCGGCCCAGGTGCCCGCCGATGTCGTCAGGGGGAGGGGGGAACGGTTACGGAATGCCGCCGTGATGAAAAAGGGCGCATTTCTCCAGCGCTTCATCGGGCGGACCCTGCCGGTCCTGGGGCAGACAGGGCAGCCGGAAACGGGGCGCATCAGGGGGCTGAGCAGGAATTACCTCCAGGTGGACTATGCGGCGTCGGAAGAGCTGGTCAATCGGGAGGCCGCCGTTGTGATCGAGCGTATCCGGGACGGAGTGCTCCTGGGACGACTGGCCGGACTCTGGGGGGAACAACATTCGTAA
- a CDS encoding amino acid ABC transporter substrate-binding protein encodes MKKTLVLFLTVLLSLAAVCAFAGDGSWERVKKGGKLVIGLDDAFPPMGYRQADGKLVGFDIDAAEEVGKRLGIKIVWQPTAWEGVIHSLDAKKFDCIWNGMTITPERAKEVAFTKPYIMDGQIAVVNFKEKRFKGLKDLKGIKAGTQKGSSGLEAVKKLATPPKELKEYEDYPKALLDLEAGRIDVVVVDNVTGRDMIAKRPGKFKILPGMISKEPFGVAFRKDDNGLRGKVQQTLDKMVKDGSMAKISRKWFAEDITNPKKF; translated from the coding sequence ATGAAGAAGACGCTTGTTCTGTTCCTAACTGTTCTGTTGTCCCTTGCGGCGGTCTGCGCCTTTGCCGGCGACGGGTCCTGGGAGCGCGTCAAAAAAGGGGGTAAGCTGGTTATAGGACTTGATGACGCCTTTCCTCCCATGGGGTATCGCCAGGCAGACGGCAAGCTGGTCGGCTTCGATATCGACGCCGCCGAAGAGGTCGGCAAGCGTCTCGGCATCAAGATCGTTTGGCAGCCCACCGCCTGGGAAGGGGTGATCCATTCCCTGGACGCCAAGAAGTTCGACTGCATCTGGAACGGCATGACCATTACGCCGGAGCGGGCCAAGGAAGTGGCCTTCACCAAACCCTATATCATGGACGGTCAGATTGCGGTCGTCAATTTCAAGGAAAAGCGTTTCAAAGGGCTGAAAGACCTGAAAGGGATCAAGGCCGGCACCCAGAAGGGCTCCTCGGGCCTGGAAGCGGTCAAGAAACTTGCTACCCCCCCGAAGGAGTTGAAGGAATACGAAGACTATCCCAAGGCGCTGCTCGACCTGGAAGCGGGGCGTATCGACGTGGTGGTGGTGGACAATGTCACCGGTCGCGACATGATCGCCAAGCGTCCCGGCAAGTTCAAGATCCTGCCCGGCATGATCAGCAAGGAACCTTTTGGCGTGGCCTTCCGCAAAGATGACAATGGCCTGCGCGGCAAGGTGCAGCAGACCCTGGACAAGATGGTGAAGGACGGCTCCATGGCCAAGATCTCCCGGAAGTGGTTTGCGGAAGACATCACTAATCCCAAGAAATTCTAG
- a CDS encoding amino acid ABC transporter permease (The N-terminal region of this protein, as described by TIGR01726, is a three transmembrane segment that identifies a subfamily of ABC transporter permease subunits, which specificities that include histidine, arginine, glutamine, glutamate, L-cystine (sic), the opines (in Agrobacterium) octopine and nopaline, etc.), which yields MNRFYIHISRVAVTLLFLWTLAGTGRALDSDALSRQAGELMAQGDLPGAVELLRQIPVPPKGTDAGVFVASRMQMARIYVSLNEPDKALAASREVLALFPDNSEARNAVAAIQKQQQSRWLSLLDDSRKFLPALLKGTTMTLLLVLCTMLVSPLGGLLIALGRISTFRPLSAACWFVIWFFRGTPLLLQLFFIYYGLPAFGVTLPPLTAAVIGLGLNYSAYLGEIIRGAIQSIDQGQMEAAKAIGMTYGQAMRRVIIPQTYKRLMPPIGNEFIALIKDTALVSTIAMVELMRSADQLFNTYFNITALVLAAAIYLLLTSIFTFIFEKIEYRAGIYEHR from the coding sequence ATGAATCGCTTTTACATACACATCAGCAGGGTCGCCGTGACCCTGCTTTTTTTGTGGACGCTGGCCGGAACCGGTCGGGCGCTGGACAGCGACGCCCTCTCCCGCCAGGCGGGGGAGTTGATGGCCCAGGGTGACCTGCCGGGGGCCGTGGAACTGCTCAGGCAGATTCCGGTTCCACCCAAAGGTACTGATGCCGGCGTTTTTGTGGCCAGCCGCATGCAGATGGCCAGAATATACGTCTCGTTGAACGAGCCGGATAAAGCCCTGGCCGCCAGTCGGGAGGTCCTGGCGCTGTTCCCGGACAACAGCGAGGCGCGGAACGCTGTCGCCGCCATCCAAAAACAGCAGCAGTCGCGTTGGCTCTCCCTGCTGGACGACAGTCGCAAATTCCTCCCGGCGCTGCTCAAGGGCACAACCATGACCCTGCTGCTGGTGCTCTGCACCATGCTGGTCTCCCCCCTGGGGGGGCTCCTGATCGCCCTGGGGCGCATCAGCACCTTCCGCCCCCTGTCCGCAGCGTGCTGGTTCGTGATCTGGTTCTTTCGCGGCACGCCGCTTTTGCTCCAGCTGTTCTTTATCTATTACGGCCTGCCGGCCTTCGGCGTGACCCTGCCGCCCCTGACCGCCGCCGTGATCGGTCTTGGGCTCAACTACTCTGCCTACCTGGGAGAGATCATCCGTGGCGCGATCCAGAGCATCGACCAGGGGCAGATGGAGGCAGCCAAGGCCATCGGCATGACCTACGGACAAGCCATGCGGCGCGTCATCATCCCCCAGACCTACAAGCGGCTGATGCCCCCCATCGGCAACGAATTCATCGCCCTGATCAAGGACACCGCCCTGGTATCCACCATCGCCATGGTGGAACTGATGCGCTCGGCCGATCAGCTTTTCAACACCTATTTCAACATCACGGCCCTGGTTTTGGCGGCGGCCATCTATCTCCTCTTGACGAGCATCTTCACCTTCATTTTTGAAAAAATCGAGTATCGGGCAGGGATCTATGAACACCGCTAG